TCTTTGCATAACAATGAAAAACTTTGCCGCCATAGATTTTGAAACTGCCAACGAATATCGCACAAGCGTTTGCAGTGTGGGAATTGTAGTTGTACGTGATGGAATAATTACAGACACATTTTACAGTTTATCCGTCCCGAACCTGAATTTTACCGCTACTTCAACACACAAGTTCACGGAATTACGCATGAAGATACTGTAAACGCGCCGGTTTTTCCTGATGTTTGGCGACAAATAGAGCCGTTAATTGAAGGATTGCCGCTTATTGCACACAATAAAGGTTTTGACGAAAGTTGTTTGAAAGCAGTTTTCCGTATGTATCAAATGGATTATCCCGATTACAAATTTCATTGTACACTCCAAAAATCAAGACAAGTTCTTAAAAACAAACTTCCAAATTACCAA
The genomic region above belongs to uncultured Paludibacter sp. and contains:
- a CDS encoding Putative DNA polymerase III, epsilon subunit (fragment) (Evidence 3 : Putative function from multiple computational evidences); translation: MPLIAHNKGFDESCLKAVFRMYQMDYPDYKFHCTLQKSRQVLKNKLPNYQLHTVSYYCGYDLINHHNALADAEACAWIAMKVF
- a CDS encoding Exonuclease (fragment): MKNFAAIDFETANEYRTSVCSVGIVVVRDGIITDTFYSLSVPNLNFTATSTHKFTELRMKIL